A single region of the Drosophila miranda strain MSH22 chromosome 2, D.miranda_PacBio2.1, whole genome shotgun sequence genome encodes:
- the LOC108156627 gene encoding calcium-activated potassium channel slowpoke isoform X24, producing MATDLIGTNFSSTLTNGMSGCDQSTVESLADDPTDSPFDADDCLKVRKYWCFLLSSIFTFLAGLLIVLLWRAFAFICCRKEPDLGPNDPKQKEQKASRNKQEFEGTFMTEAKDWAGELISGQTTTGRILVVLVFILSIASLIIYFVDASSEEVERCQKWSNNITQQIDLAFNIFFMVYFFIRFIAASDKLWFMLEMYSFVDYFTIPPSFVSIYLDRTWIGLRFLRALRLMTVPDILQYLNVLKTSSSIRLAQLVSIFISVWLTAAGIIHLLENSGDPLDFNNAHRLSYWTCVYFLIVTMSTVGYGDVYCETVLGRTFLVFFLLVGLAMFASSIPEIIELVGSGNKYGGELKREHGKRHIVVCGHITYESVSHFLKDFLHEDREDVDVEVVFLHRKPPDLELEGLFKRHFTTVEFFQGTIMNPIDLQRVKVHEADACLVLANKYCQDPDAEDAANIMRVISIKNYSDDIRVIIQLMQYHNKAYLLNIPSWDWKQGDDVICLAELKLGFIAQSCLAPGFSTMMANLFAMRSFKTSPDMQSWTNDYLRGTGMEMYTETLSPTFIGIPFAQATELCFSKLKLLLLAIEIKGAEEGVDSKISINPRGAKIQANTQGFFIAQSADEVKRAWFYCKACHEDIKDETLIKKCKCKNLTVQPRSKFDDLDEHHPAPTFTPPELPKRVHVRGSVSGDITRDREDTNLLNRNVRRPNGTGNGTGAMHHMNNTAAAAAAAAAAGKQVNKVKPTVNVSRQVEGQVISPSQYNRPTSRSSGTGTQNQNGGVSLPAGIADDQSKDFDFEKTEMKYDSTGMFHWSPAKSLEDCILDRNQAAMTVLNGHVVVCLFADPDSPLIGLRNLVMPLRASNFHYHELKHVVIVGSVDYIRREWKMLQNLPKISVLNGSPLSRADLRAVNVNLCDMCCILSAKVPSNDDPTLADKEAILASLNIKAMTFDDTIGVLSQRGPEFDNLSATAGSPIVLQRRGSVYGANVPMITELVNDSNVQFLDQDDDDDPDTELYLTQPFACGTAFAVSVLDSLMSTTYFNQNALTLIRSLITGGATPELELILAEGAGLRGGYSTVDSLSNRDRCRVGQISLYDGPLAQFGECGKYGDLFVAALKSYGMLCIGLYRFRDTSSSCDASSKRYVITNPPDDFSLLPTDQVFVLMQFDPGLEYKPPAVRAPAGGRGTNTQGSGVGGGGSNKDDNS from the exons ATGGCAACGGACTTGATCGGCACAAATTTCAGCAGCACATTGACAAAT GGGATGTCGGGGTGTGATCAAAGCACTGTCGAATCATTGGCCGATGATCCAACAGATTCACCATTCGATGCCGATGATTGTCTCAAAGTTCGCAAGTACTGGTGCTTTCTGCTGTCCAGCATCTTTACATTCCTTGCTGGCCTGCTCATTGTGCTGCTATGGCGGGCATTCGCGTTCATCTGCTGCCGCAAGGAGCCCGACCTGGGACCCAACGATCCCAAGCAGAAGGAGCAGAAGGCGTCCCGCAACAAACAGGAGTTCGAGGGCACCTTTATGACAGAAGCAAAAGACTGGGCTGGAGAGCTTATCTCGGGTCAAACAACAACTGGTCGAATTTTG GTCGTACTCGTATTTATACTCAGCATTGCATCCCTCATTATATACTTTGTTGATGCATCTAGCGAAGAAGTCGAAAGATGCCAAAAGTGGAGTAACAACATTACTCAACAGATCGATCTCGCattcaatatattttttatggtTTACTTTTTTATACGA TTCATAGCGGCGTCCGATAAGCTTTGGTTTATGTTAGAAATGTACAGTTTTGTAGATTATTTTACAATACCCCCGTCCTTCGTATCAATATATTTAGATCGAACATGGATCG GTCTTCGATTTCTTCGAGCGCTACGTCTCATGACTGTTCCAGATATTTTACAATATTTAAACGTACTAAAAACATCGAGCTCCATACGCTTGGCTCAACTAGTATCAATTTTTATATCCGTGTGGTTAACAGCAGCGGGCATTATACATCTG CTGGAGAACTCTGGCGATCCGCTGGATTTTAATAATGCTCATCGTTTATCGTATTGGACCTGTGTCTATTTCCTAATTGTGACCATGTCAACGGTAGGATATGGTGACGTTTACTGTGAGACTGTCCTGGGAAGAACATTTCTCGTGTTCTTTCTGCTCGTCGGCTTG GCAATGTTTGCCAGCAGTATACCGGAGATAATTGAACTCGTCGGTAGTGGCAATAAGTATGGCGGTGAACTGAAAAGAGAACACGGAAAGAG ACATATTGTGGTATGCGGTCATATAACATACGAGTCCGTGTCGCATTTTCTGAAGGACTTTCTCCACGAAGATCGGGAGGATGTCGATGTCGAAGTGGTCTTTCTCCATCG TAAACCACCCGATTTGGAACTTGAGGGTTTGTTCAAACGTCATTTTACCACCGTGGAGTTCTTCCAAGGAACCATTATGAATCCGATTGATCTGCAAAGGGTTAAG GTTCACGAAGCCGATGCCTGCCTTGTGCTAGCTAACAAATATTGCCAAGATCCCGACGCAGAAGATGCTGCCAACATCATGAGAGTGATCTCCATCAAGAACTACAGCGACGACATTCGTGTCATCATCCAGCTGATGCAGTACCACAATAAG GCGTACTTGCTCAACATACCATCGTGGGACTGGAAACAGGGCGACGATGTCATCTGCCTGGCCGAGCTGAAGCTGGGCTTCATTGCCCAGAGCTGTCTGGCCCCCGGTTTCTCCACCATGATGGCCAATCTGTTTGCCATGCGATCGTTCAAGACG TCGCCAGACATGCAGTCTTGGACAAATGATTACCTGCGCGGCACTGGCATGGAAATGTACACAGAAACATTGAGTCCCACATTTATTGGAATACCATTTGCTCAGGCCACTGA GCTGTGTTTCTCCAAGCTGAAGCTTCTGCTGCTCGCCATCGAGATCAAGGGAGCCGAGGAGGGTGTGGACAGCAAAATTTCGATTAACCCGCGCGGGGCCAAGATTCAGGCCAATACGCAGGGCTTTTTCATAGCACAAAGCGCCGATGAGGTGAAGCG TGCCTGGTTCTACTGCAAAGCCTGCCACGAGGACATCAAGGACGAGACGCTGATCaagaaatgcaaatgcaaaaacT TGACTGTTCAGCCCAGGAGCAAATTTGATGACTTAG ATGAACACCATCCTGCACCCACATTTACGCCTCCAGAGCTACCCAAGCGGGTGCATGTGCGTGGATCTGTATCGG GTGATATCACACGTGACAGAGAAGATACGAATC TACTCAATCGCAATGTGCGCCGTCCTAATGGCACTGGCAACGGTACAGGTGCCATGCATCATATGAACAACACggctgctgcagccgccgctgctgccgcggCGGGCAAGCAGGTGAACAAGGTGAAGCCCACGGTGAATGTGAGCCGGCAGGTCGAGGGTCAAGTAATATCGCCGTCGCAGTACAACAG GCCGACGAGTCGCAGCTCCGGCACGGGCACGCAGAATCAAAATGGCGGCGTTTCATTGCCCGCCGGAATAGCGGACGACCAGTCGAAGGACTTTGATTTCGAGAAGACCGAAATGAAGTACGACTCGACGGGCATGTTCCACTGGAGTCCGGCAAAGAGCTTAGAAGACTGCATACTG GATCGCAACCAGGCGGCCATGACAGTGCTGAATGGTCATGTGGTCGTCTGTCTGTTCGCCGATCCCGATTCGCCTCTGATCGGTCTGCGGAATCTGGTGATGCCCTTGCGGGCGTCCAATTTCCACTACCACGAGCTGAAGCATGTGGTGATTGTAGGATCGGTGGACTACATCCGGCGAGAGTGGAAGATGCTGCAGAACCTGCCCAAGATATCGGTGCTGAACGGCTCTCCCCTGAGTCGCGCCGACCTGCGGGCGGTCAACGTCAATCTGTGTGATATGTGCTGCATACTGTCGGCCAAAGTTCCTAGCAACGACGATCCCACGCTGGCCGACAAGGAGGCCATCCTCGCCTCGCTCAACATCAAGGCCATGACCTTCGATGACACGATCGGCGTGCTCAGCCAGCGCGGCCCGGAGTTCGACAACCTGAGCGCGACCGCCGGCAGCCCGATTGTGCTGCAGCGTCGCGGTTCAGTGTATGGCGCCAATGTGCCCATGATTACAG AACTGGTCAATGATAGTAACGTGCAGTTTCTCGATcaagacgacgacgatgatccAGATACAGAGCTGTATCTGACGCAGCCCTTTGCCTGCGGCACAGCCTTCGCTGTGAGTGTGTTAGACTCACTGATGTCCACG ACATACTTCAATCAAAACGCCTTAACGCTGATCCGCTCACTGATCACGGGCGGAGCAACACccgagctggagctgatccTGGCCGAGGGAGCCGGCCTGCGCGGTGGCTACAGCACCGTGGACAGTCTGAGTAATCGAGACAG ATGTCGAGTGGGCCAGATATCCCTATACGATGGCCCGCTGGCGCAGTTCGGAGAGTGCGGCAAGTACGGGGATCTGTTCGTGGCCGCCCTCAAGTCGTACGGCATGCTGTGCATAGGCCTGTACCGGTTCCGGGACACCAGCTCCAGCTGTGATGCGAGCAGCAAACGATATGTAATAACTAACCCACCCGATGACTTTTCACTACTGCCAACAGATCAG GTATTCGTTTTAATGCAATTCGATCCGGGGCTGGAGTACAAGCCGCCAGCGGTGCGAGCACCCGCCGGCGGACGCGGCACCAACACACAAGGCTCCGGGGTCGGAGGGGGCGGCTCCAACAAGGATGATAACTCTTGA
- the LOC108156627 gene encoding calcium-activated potassium channel slowpoke isoform X28: MATDLIGTNFSSTLTNGMSGCDQSTVESLADDPTDSPFDADDCLKVRKYWCFLLSSIFTFLAGLLIVLLWRAFAFICCRKEPDLGPNDPKQKEQKASRNKQEFEGTFMTEAKDWAGELISGQTTTGRILVVLVFILSIASLIIYFVDASSEEVERCQKWSNNITQQIDLAFNIFFMVYFFIRFIAASDKLWFMLEMYSFVDYFTIPPSFVSIYLDRTWIGLRFLRALRLMTVPDILQYLNVLKTSSSIRLAQLVSIFISVWLTAAGIIHLLENSGDPLDFNNAHRLSYWTCVYFLIVTMSTVGYGDVYCETVLGRTFLVFFLLVGLAMFASSIPEIIELVGSGNKYGGELKREHGKRHIVVCGHITYESVSHFLKDFLHEDREDVDVEVVFLHRKPPDLELEGLFKRHFTTVEFFQGTIMNPIDLQRVKVHEADACLVLANKYCQDPDAEDAANIMRVISIKNYSDDIRVIIQLMQYHNKAYLLNIPSWDWKQGDDVICLAELKLGFIAQSCLAPGFSTMMANLFAMRSFKTSPDMQSWTNDYLRGTGMEMYTETLSPTFIGIPFAQATELCFSKLKLLLLAIEIKGAEEGVDSKISINPRGAKIQANTQGFFIAQSADEVKRAWFYCKACHEDIKDETLIKKCKCKNLATFRKGVRAVQMVGRASDITRDREDTNLLNRNVRRPNGTGNGTGAMHHMNNTAAAAAAAAAAGKQVNKVKPTVNVSRQVEGQVISPSQYNRPTSRSSGTGTQNQNGGVSLPAGIADDQSKDFDFEKTEMKYDSTGMFHWSPAKSLEDCILDRNQAAMTVLNGHVVVCLFADPDSPLIGLRNLVMPLRASNFHYHELKHVVIVGSVDYIRREWKMLQNLPKISVLNGSPLSRADLRAVNVNLCDMCCILSAKVPSNDDPTLADKEAILASLNIKAMTFDDTIGVLSQRGPEFDNLSATAGSPIVLQRRGSVYGANVPMITELVNDSNVQFLDQDDDDDPDTELYLTQPFACGTAFAVSVLDSLMSTTYFNQNALTLIRSLITGGATPELELILAEGAGLRGGYSTVDSLSNRDRCRVGQISLYDGPLAQFGECGKYGDLFVAALKSYGMLCIGLYRFRDTSSSCDASSKRYVITNPPDDFSLLPTDQVFVLMQFDPGLEYKPPAVRAPAGGRGTNTQGSGVGGGGSNKDDNS; the protein is encoded by the exons ATGGCAACGGACTTGATCGGCACAAATTTCAGCAGCACATTGACAAAT GGGATGTCGGGGTGTGATCAAAGCACTGTCGAATCATTGGCCGATGATCCAACAGATTCACCATTCGATGCCGATGATTGTCTCAAAGTTCGCAAGTACTGGTGCTTTCTGCTGTCCAGCATCTTTACATTCCTTGCTGGCCTGCTCATTGTGCTGCTATGGCGGGCATTCGCGTTCATCTGCTGCCGCAAGGAGCCCGACCTGGGACCCAACGATCCCAAGCAGAAGGAGCAGAAGGCGTCCCGCAACAAACAGGAGTTCGAGGGCACCTTTATGACAGAAGCAAAAGACTGGGCTGGAGAGCTTATCTCGGGTCAAACAACAACTGGTCGAATTTTG GTCGTACTCGTATTTATACTCAGCATTGCATCCCTCATTATATACTTTGTTGATGCATCTAGCGAAGAAGTCGAAAGATGCCAAAAGTGGAGTAACAACATTACTCAACAGATCGATCTCGCattcaatatattttttatggtTTACTTTTTTATACGA TTCATAGCGGCGTCCGATAAGCTTTGGTTTATGTTAGAAATGTACAGTTTTGTAGATTATTTTACAATACCCCCGTCCTTCGTATCAATATATTTAGATCGAACATGGATCG GTCTTCGATTTCTTCGAGCGCTACGTCTCATGACTGTTCCAGATATTTTACAATATTTAAACGTACTAAAAACATCGAGCTCCATACGCTTGGCTCAACTAGTATCAATTTTTATATCCGTGTGGTTAACAGCAGCGGGCATTATACATCTG CTGGAGAACTCTGGCGATCCGCTGGATTTTAATAATGCTCATCGTTTATCGTATTGGACCTGTGTCTATTTCCTAATTGTGACCATGTCAACGGTAGGATATGGTGACGTTTACTGTGAGACTGTCCTGGGAAGAACATTTCTCGTGTTCTTTCTGCTCGTCGGCTTG GCAATGTTTGCCAGCAGTATACCGGAGATAATTGAACTCGTCGGTAGTGGCAATAAGTATGGCGGTGAACTGAAAAGAGAACACGGAAAGAG ACATATTGTGGTATGCGGTCATATAACATACGAGTCCGTGTCGCATTTTCTGAAGGACTTTCTCCACGAAGATCGGGAGGATGTCGATGTCGAAGTGGTCTTTCTCCATCG TAAACCACCCGATTTGGAACTTGAGGGTTTGTTCAAACGTCATTTTACCACCGTGGAGTTCTTCCAAGGAACCATTATGAATCCGATTGATCTGCAAAGGGTTAAG GTTCACGAAGCCGATGCCTGCCTTGTGCTAGCTAACAAATATTGCCAAGATCCCGACGCAGAAGATGCTGCCAACATCATGAGAGTGATCTCCATCAAGAACTACAGCGACGACATTCGTGTCATCATCCAGCTGATGCAGTACCACAATAAG GCGTACTTGCTCAACATACCATCGTGGGACTGGAAACAGGGCGACGATGTCATCTGCCTGGCCGAGCTGAAGCTGGGCTTCATTGCCCAGAGCTGTCTGGCCCCCGGTTTCTCCACCATGATGGCCAATCTGTTTGCCATGCGATCGTTCAAGACG TCGCCAGACATGCAGTCTTGGACAAATGATTACCTGCGCGGCACTGGCATGGAAATGTACACAGAAACATTGAGTCCCACATTTATTGGAATACCATTTGCTCAGGCCACTGA GCTGTGTTTCTCCAAGCTGAAGCTTCTGCTGCTCGCCATCGAGATCAAGGGAGCCGAGGAGGGTGTGGACAGCAAAATTTCGATTAACCCGCGCGGGGCCAAGATTCAGGCCAATACGCAGGGCTTTTTCATAGCACAAAGCGCCGATGAGGTGAAGCG TGCCTGGTTCTACTGCAAAGCCTGCCACGAGGACATCAAGGACGAGACGCTGATCaagaaatgcaaatgcaaaaacT TGGCCACCTTCCGGAAAGGCGTCCGAGCCGTACAAATGGTTGGGCGTGCAA GTGATATCACACGTGACAGAGAAGATACGAATC TACTCAATCGCAATGTGCGCCGTCCTAATGGCACTGGCAACGGTACAGGTGCCATGCATCATATGAACAACACggctgctgcagccgccgctgctgccgcggCGGGCAAGCAGGTGAACAAGGTGAAGCCCACGGTGAATGTGAGCCGGCAGGTCGAGGGTCAAGTAATATCGCCGTCGCAGTACAACAG GCCGACGAGTCGCAGCTCCGGCACGGGCACGCAGAATCAAAATGGCGGCGTTTCATTGCCCGCCGGAATAGCGGACGACCAGTCGAAGGACTTTGATTTCGAGAAGACCGAAATGAAGTACGACTCGACGGGCATGTTCCACTGGAGTCCGGCAAAGAGCTTAGAAGACTGCATACTG GATCGCAACCAGGCGGCCATGACAGTGCTGAATGGTCATGTGGTCGTCTGTCTGTTCGCCGATCCCGATTCGCCTCTGATCGGTCTGCGGAATCTGGTGATGCCCTTGCGGGCGTCCAATTTCCACTACCACGAGCTGAAGCATGTGGTGATTGTAGGATCGGTGGACTACATCCGGCGAGAGTGGAAGATGCTGCAGAACCTGCCCAAGATATCGGTGCTGAACGGCTCTCCCCTGAGTCGCGCCGACCTGCGGGCGGTCAACGTCAATCTGTGTGATATGTGCTGCATACTGTCGGCCAAAGTTCCTAGCAACGACGATCCCACGCTGGCCGACAAGGAGGCCATCCTCGCCTCGCTCAACATCAAGGCCATGACCTTCGATGACACGATCGGCGTGCTCAGCCAGCGCGGCCCGGAGTTCGACAACCTGAGCGCGACCGCCGGCAGCCCGATTGTGCTGCAGCGTCGCGGTTCAGTGTATGGCGCCAATGTGCCCATGATTACAG AACTGGTCAATGATAGTAACGTGCAGTTTCTCGATcaagacgacgacgatgatccAGATACAGAGCTGTATCTGACGCAGCCCTTTGCCTGCGGCACAGCCTTCGCTGTGAGTGTGTTAGACTCACTGATGTCCACG ACATACTTCAATCAAAACGCCTTAACGCTGATCCGCTCACTGATCACGGGCGGAGCAACACccgagctggagctgatccTGGCCGAGGGAGCCGGCCTGCGCGGTGGCTACAGCACCGTGGACAGTCTGAGTAATCGAGACAG ATGTCGAGTGGGCCAGATATCCCTATACGATGGCCCGCTGGCGCAGTTCGGAGAGTGCGGCAAGTACGGGGATCTGTTCGTGGCCGCCCTCAAGTCGTACGGCATGCTGTGCATAGGCCTGTACCGGTTCCGGGACACCAGCTCCAGCTGTGATGCGAGCAGCAAACGATATGTAATAACTAACCCACCCGATGACTTTTCACTACTGCCAACAGATCAG GTATTCGTTTTAATGCAATTCGATCCGGGGCTGGAGTACAAGCCGCCAGCGGTGCGAGCACCCGCCGGCGGACGCGGCACCAACACACAAGGCTCCGGGGTCGGAGGGGGCGGCTCCAACAAGGATGATAACTCTTGA
- the LOC108156627 gene encoding calcium-activated potassium channel slowpoke isoform X33, translating into MATDLIGTNFSSTLTNGMSGCDQSTVESLADDPTDSPFDADDCLKVRKYWCFLLSSIFTFLAGLLIVLLWRAFAFICCRKEPDLGPNDPKQKEQKASRNKQEFEGTFMTEAKDWAGELISGQTTTGRILVVLVFILSIASLIIYFVDASSEEVERCQKWSNNITQQIDLAFNIFFMVYFFIRFIAASDKLWFMLEMYSFVDYFTIPPSFVSIYLDRTWIGLRFLRALRLMTVPDILQYLNVLKTSSSIRLAQLVSIFISVWLTAAGIIHLLENSGDPLDFNNAHRLSYWTCVYFLIVTMSTVGYGDVYCETVLGRTFLVFFLLVGLAVFASWIPEITELAAQRSKYGGTYSKDPRKRHIVVCGHITYESVSHFLKDFLHEDREDVDVEVVFLHRKPPDLELEGLFKRHFTTVEFFQGTIMNPIDLQRVKVHEADACLVLANKYCQDPDAEDAANIMRVISIKNYSDDIRVIIQLMQYHNKAYLLNIPSWDWKQGDDVICLAELKLGFIAQSCLAPGFSTMMANLFAMRSFKTSPDMQSWTNDYLRGTGMEMYTETLSPTFIGIPFAQATELCFSKLKLLLLAIEIKGAEEGVDSKISINPRGAKIQANTQGFFIAQSADEVKRAWFYCKACHEDIKDETLIKKCKCKNLTVQPRSKFDDLGDITRDREDTNLLNRNVRRPNGTGNGTGAMHHMNNTAAAAAAAAAAGKQVNKVKPTVNVSRQVEGQVISPSQYNRPTSRSSGTGTQNQNGGVSLPAGIADDQSKDFDFEKTEMKYDSTGMFHWSPAKSLEDCILDRNQAAMTVLNGHVVVCLFADPDSPLIGLRNLVMPLRASNFHYHELKHVVIVGSVDYIRREWKMLQNLPKISVLNGSPLSRADLRAVNVNLCDMCCILSAKVPSNDDPTLADKEAILASLNIKAMTFDDTIGVLSQRGPEFDNLSATAGSPIVLQRRGSVYGANVPMITELVNDSNVQFLDQDDDDDPDTELYLTQPFACGTAFAVSVLDSLMSTTYFNQNALTLIRSLITGGATPELELILAEGAGLRGGYSTVDSLSNRDRCRVGQISLYDGPLAQFGECGKYGDLFVAALKSYGMLCIGLYRFRDTSSSCDASSKRYVITNPPDDFSLLPTDQVFVLMQFDPGLEYKPPAVRAPAGGRGTNTQGSGVGGGGSNKDDNS; encoded by the exons ATGGCAACGGACTTGATCGGCACAAATTTCAGCAGCACATTGACAAAT GGGATGTCGGGGTGTGATCAAAGCACTGTCGAATCATTGGCCGATGATCCAACAGATTCACCATTCGATGCCGATGATTGTCTCAAAGTTCGCAAGTACTGGTGCTTTCTGCTGTCCAGCATCTTTACATTCCTTGCTGGCCTGCTCATTGTGCTGCTATGGCGGGCATTCGCGTTCATCTGCTGCCGCAAGGAGCCCGACCTGGGACCCAACGATCCCAAGCAGAAGGAGCAGAAGGCGTCCCGCAACAAACAGGAGTTCGAGGGCACCTTTATGACAGAAGCAAAAGACTGGGCTGGAGAGCTTATCTCGGGTCAAACAACAACTGGTCGAATTTTG GTCGTACTCGTATTTATACTCAGCATTGCATCCCTCATTATATACTTTGTTGATGCATCTAGCGAAGAAGTCGAAAGATGCCAAAAGTGGAGTAACAACATTACTCAACAGATCGATCTCGCattcaatatattttttatggtTTACTTTTTTATACGA TTCATAGCGGCGTCCGATAAGCTTTGGTTTATGTTAGAAATGTACAGTTTTGTAGATTATTTTACAATACCCCCGTCCTTCGTATCAATATATTTAGATCGAACATGGATCG GTCTTCGATTTCTTCGAGCGCTACGTCTCATGACTGTTCCAGATATTTTACAATATTTAAACGTACTAAAAACATCGAGCTCCATACGCTTGGCTCAACTAGTATCAATTTTTATATCCGTGTGGTTAACAGCAGCGGGCATTATACATCTG CTGGAGAACTCTGGCGATCCGCTGGATTTTAATAATGCTCATCGTTTATCGTATTGGACCTGTGTCTATTTCCTAATTGTGACCATGTCAACGGTAGGATATGGTGACGTTTACTGTGAGACTGTCCTGGGAAGAACATTTCTCGTGTTCTTTCTGCTCGTCGGCTTG GCCGTTTTCGCTAGTTGGATACCAGAAATCACTGAACTGGCCGCCCAGAGAAGCAAATATGGTGGAACATATAGCAAGGATCCTAGAAAAAG ACATATTGTGGTATGCGGTCATATAACATACGAGTCCGTGTCGCATTTTCTGAAGGACTTTCTCCACGAAGATCGGGAGGATGTCGATGTCGAAGTGGTCTTTCTCCATCG TAAACCACCCGATTTGGAACTTGAGGGTTTGTTCAAACGTCATTTTACCACCGTGGAGTTCTTCCAAGGAACCATTATGAATCCGATTGATCTGCAAAGGGTTAAG GTTCACGAAGCCGATGCCTGCCTTGTGCTAGCTAACAAATATTGCCAAGATCCCGACGCAGAAGATGCTGCCAACATCATGAGAGTGATCTCCATCAAGAACTACAGCGACGACATTCGTGTCATCATCCAGCTGATGCAGTACCACAATAAG GCGTACTTGCTCAACATACCATCGTGGGACTGGAAACAGGGCGACGATGTCATCTGCCTGGCCGAGCTGAAGCTGGGCTTCATTGCCCAGAGCTGTCTGGCCCCCGGTTTCTCCACCATGATGGCCAATCTGTTTGCCATGCGATCGTTCAAGACG TCGCCAGACATGCAGTCTTGGACAAATGATTACCTGCGCGGCACTGGCATGGAAATGTACACAGAAACATTGAGTCCCACATTTATTGGAATACCATTTGCTCAGGCCACTGA GCTGTGTTTCTCCAAGCTGAAGCTTCTGCTGCTCGCCATCGAGATCAAGGGAGCCGAGGAGGGTGTGGACAGCAAAATTTCGATTAACCCGCGCGGGGCCAAGATTCAGGCCAATACGCAGGGCTTTTTCATAGCACAAAGCGCCGATGAGGTGAAGCG TGCCTGGTTCTACTGCAAAGCCTGCCACGAGGACATCAAGGACGAGACGCTGATCaagaaatgcaaatgcaaaaacT TGACTGTTCAGCCCAGGAGCAAATTTGATGACTTAG GTGATATCACACGTGACAGAGAAGATACGAATC TACTCAATCGCAATGTGCGCCGTCCTAATGGCACTGGCAACGGTACAGGTGCCATGCATCATATGAACAACACggctgctgcagccgccgctgctgccgcggCGGGCAAGCAGGTGAACAAGGTGAAGCCCACGGTGAATGTGAGCCGGCAGGTCGAGGGTCAAGTAATATCGCCGTCGCAGTACAACAG GCCGACGAGTCGCAGCTCCGGCACGGGCACGCAGAATCAAAATGGCGGCGTTTCATTGCCCGCCGGAATAGCGGACGACCAGTCGAAGGACTTTGATTTCGAGAAGACCGAAATGAAGTACGACTCGACGGGCATGTTCCACTGGAGTCCGGCAAAGAGCTTAGAAGACTGCATACTG GATCGCAACCAGGCGGCCATGACAGTGCTGAATGGTCATGTGGTCGTCTGTCTGTTCGCCGATCCCGATTCGCCTCTGATCGGTCTGCGGAATCTGGTGATGCCCTTGCGGGCGTCCAATTTCCACTACCACGAGCTGAAGCATGTGGTGATTGTAGGATCGGTGGACTACATCCGGCGAGAGTGGAAGATGCTGCAGAACCTGCCCAAGATATCGGTGCTGAACGGCTCTCCCCTGAGTCGCGCCGACCTGCGGGCGGTCAACGTCAATCTGTGTGATATGTGCTGCATACTGTCGGCCAAAGTTCCTAGCAACGACGATCCCACGCTGGCCGACAAGGAGGCCATCCTCGCCTCGCTCAACATCAAGGCCATGACCTTCGATGACACGATCGGCGTGCTCAGCCAGCGCGGCCCGGAGTTCGACAACCTGAGCGCGACCGCCGGCAGCCCGATTGTGCTGCAGCGTCGCGGTTCAGTGTATGGCGCCAATGTGCCCATGATTACAG AACTGGTCAATGATAGTAACGTGCAGTTTCTCGATcaagacgacgacgatgatccAGATACAGAGCTGTATCTGACGCAGCCCTTTGCCTGCGGCACAGCCTTCGCTGTGAGTGTGTTAGACTCACTGATGTCCACG ACATACTTCAATCAAAACGCCTTAACGCTGATCCGCTCACTGATCACGGGCGGAGCAACACccgagctggagctgatccTGGCCGAGGGAGCCGGCCTGCGCGGTGGCTACAGCACCGTGGACAGTCTGAGTAATCGAGACAG ATGTCGAGTGGGCCAGATATCCCTATACGATGGCCCGCTGGCGCAGTTCGGAGAGTGCGGCAAGTACGGGGATCTGTTCGTGGCCGCCCTCAAGTCGTACGGCATGCTGTGCATAGGCCTGTACCGGTTCCGGGACACCAGCTCCAGCTGTGATGCGAGCAGCAAACGATATGTAATAACTAACCCACCCGATGACTTTTCACTACTGCCAACAGATCAG GTATTCGTTTTAATGCAATTCGATCCGGGGCTGGAGTACAAGCCGCCAGCGGTGCGAGCACCCGCCGGCGGACGCGGCACCAACACACAAGGCTCCGGGGTCGGAGGGGGCGGCTCCAACAAGGATGATAACTCTTGA